One region of Oryza glaberrima chromosome 7, OglaRS2, whole genome shotgun sequence genomic DNA includes:
- the LOC127778324 gene encoding REF/SRPP-like protein At3g05500 yields the protein MAEPNPQVEREVEVEEVRRPKLRYLEFVQVAAAQATICLAGLYALAKDHAGPLRPGVDAVESAVKGVVGPVYGRFHGVPLDVLAFVDRKVDDTVQELDRHLPPTLKAASAKACAVARGVPDVARELTAEVQQSGVTGAARVAYAKVEPVAKGVYGRIQPAAKDLYVRYEPAAEHLAVSTWRSLNNLPLFPQVAQIAVPTAAYWAEKYNKVIAAAADKGYTGAQYLPAIPTERIAKVFGESSPEAQPSKSESAKTQ from the exons ATGGCGGAGCCTAACCCGCAAGTG gagagggaggtggaggtggaggaggtgaggaggccGAAGCTGAGGTACTTGGAGTTCGTGCAGGTGGCGGCAGCTCAGGCGACGATCTGCCTCGCGGGGCTCTACGCGCTTGCCAAGGACCACGCCGGCCCGCTCCGCCccggcgtcgacgccgtcgagTCCGCCGTCAAGGGCGTCGTCGGCCCCGTCTACGGCCGCTTCCATGGCGTCCCCCTCGACGTCCTCGCCTTCGTCGACCGCAAG GTGGATGACACGGTGCAAGAGCTGGACCGACACCTCCCGCCGACGCTGAAGGCCGCCTCCGCCAAGGCTTGCGCGGTGGCCCGCGGCGTGCCGGACGTGGCGAGGGAGCTCACCGCGGAGGTGCAGCAGTCGGGCGTCAccggcgccgcgcgcgtcgcgtACGCCAAGGTCGAGCCCGTGGCCAAGGGCGTGTACGGCAGGATCCAGCCGGCGGCCAAGGACCTCTACGTGCGCtacgagccggcggcggagcaccTCGCCGTCTCCACCTGGCGCTCGCTCAACAACCTGCCGCTGTTCCCGCAGGTGGCGCAGATCGCCGTGCCCACCGCCGCCTACTGGGCCGAGAAGTACAACAAGgtgatcgccgccgcggccgacaaGGGTTACACCGGAGCACAGTACCTCCCCGCCATCCCCACCGAGCGCATCGCCAAGGTTTTCGGCGAGTCATCGCCGGAGGCCCAGCCGTCGAAGAGCGAGTCGGCGAAGACCCAGTAG
- the LOC127779413 gene encoding uncharacterized protein LOC127779413, translating into MVDTRRSAAAKRRASSEEAASPATDGAAAGAGAGAGAAGSSTPRRRSGKRAKAEATVGTPAAKAGGADATAAAAIDVIDSSVENLHGVARPTGAVPASSTVSNSGVKKKRTKYINVPSAEELSLWKARQAVANGRAEAWGRLISQSSESPSVPIYTTHFTVGHGGNYDLRLTESFPGSLICKLKHVKRGAALEIYVSKAVHVNGKVLDKTAKVTLVGGDEVIFSSLGRHAYIFQQLPEERSSTSTFSATCAFQQGQYPVTKGTLDVSSKGAKLSVMPFNFGNGRPPLVPHDTEIVSSLCKTMEEQSQLASEENLQVAQHQLLKEDLKKVVVNASDISDSFDSFPYYLSENTKNALLSSAYVNLCCKESIKWTKHISSLCQRVLLSGPAGSEIYQESLVKALTKHFGAKLLIIDPSLLASGQSSKSKESESYKKGDRVRYIGSVQSTGIILEGQRAPDYGSQGEVRLPFEENESSKVGVRFDIKIPGGIDLGGNCEVDRGFFCPVDSLCLDGPGWEDRAKHPFDVIYEFASEESQHGPLILFLKDVEKMCGNSYSYHGLKNKIESFPAGVFIVGSQIHTDSRKDKSNSGSPFLSKFPYSQAILDLTFQDSFGRVNDKNKEALKIAKHLTKLFPNKVTIQTPQDELELSQWKQLLDRDVEILKAKANTSKIQSFLTRNGLECADIETSACVKDRILTNECVDKVVGYALSHQFKHSTIPTRENDGLLALSGESLKHGVELLDSMQSDPKKKSTKKSLKDVTTENEFEKRLLGDVIPPDEIGVTFEDIGALENVKETLKELVMLPLQRPELFSKGQLMKPCKGILLFGPPGTGKTMLAKAVATEAGANFINISMSSIASKWFGEGEKYVKAVFSLASKIAPSVIFVDEVDGMLGRRENPGEHEAMRKMKNEFMVNWDGLRTKDKERVLVLAATNRPFDLDEAVVRRLPRRLMVNLPDASNRKKILSVILAKEDLADDVDLEALANLTDGYSGSDMKNLCVTAAHCPIREILEREKKERASAEAENKPLPPPRSSSDVRSLRMNDFKHAHEQVCASITSDSRNMTELIQWNDLYGEGGSRKKTSLSYFM; encoded by the exons ATGGTGGATACGCGGCGGAGCGCCGCGGCGAAGCGGCGGGCGTCGTCGGAGGAGGCGGCATCGCCGGCGACGGATGGGgctgcggcgggggcgggggcgggggcgggggcggcggggagTTCCACGCCTCGGAGGCGGTCGGGGAAGCGGGCGAAG gcggaggcgacggtggGGACTCCCGCGGCGAAGGCGGGGGGAGcagacgcgacggcggcggcggcgatagaTGTGATCGATAGCTCGGTGGAAAACCTGCACGGTGTGGCGAGGCCCACGGGCGCCGTACCGGCGTCGTCAACGGTGTCCAACTCTGGAG TGAAGAAGAAAAGGACAAAGTATATAAATGTTCCATCAGCGGAAGAACTCTCACTCTGGAAGGCAAGGCAGGCGGTGGCGAACGGGCGTGCTGAGGCTTGGGGAAGACTGATTTCTCAATCTTCCGAG TCTCCTTCAGTACCTATTTATACTACTCATTTTACGGTTGGCCATGGTGGAAATTATGATTTGAGGCTGACAGAGTCATTTCCTGGATCACTTATTTGCAAATTGAAGCATGTTAAG AGGGGTGCTGCTCTTGAGATTTACGTATCTAAAGCTGTCCATGTAAATGGGAAGGTATTAGATAAGACTGCTAAGGTCACATTGGTTGGAGGCGATGAAGTTATTTTTAGTTCACTTGGGAGACATGCTTAT ATATTTCAGCAACTTCCAGAGGAAAGATCAAGCACATCAACATTTTCGGCCACATGTGCTTTTCAGCAAGGGCAATATCCAGTTACCAAAGGTACATTGGATGTATCATCTAAAGGAGCCAAGCTATCAGTAATGCCCTTTAACTTTGGAAATGGCCGCCCTCCGTTGGTTCCTCATG ATACAGAGATAGTCAGCAGTTTATGTAAAACAATGGAGGAACAGAGCCAGCTTGCTTCTGAAGAAAATTTACAGGTTGCTCAACATCAACTGTTGAAAGAGGATCTGAAGAAGGTGGTCGTTAATGCAAGTGATATATCAGATTCATTTGATAGTTTTCCATATTATCTGAG TGAGAATACCAAAAATGCTCTCCTGTCTTCAGCGTATGTAAACTTATGTTGCAAGGAATCCATCAAATGGACAAAACATATATCTTCTCTTTGCCAACGGGTATTATTGTCTGGTCCAGCTG GATCTGAGATATACCAAGAATCATTAGTGAAGGCTCTTACCAAACACTTTGGTGCTAAGCTGCTCATTATAGATCCTTCGTTGCTGGCGAGT ggACAGTCTTCAAAGTCGAAGGAATCTGAGTCGTACAAAAAGG GAGATAGGGTGAGATACATTGGTTCAGTACAATCAACAGGGATTATCCTTGAGGGACAAAG AGCTCCAGATTATGGCTCACAAGGTGAAGTTAGGCTTCCTTTTGAGGAAAATGAATCCTCGAAAGTTGGAGTCAGATTTGATATAAAGATTCCTGGTGGCATTGATCTTGGAGGCAATTGCGAGGTTGACCGTGGTTTCTTTTGTCCAG TTGATTCTCTTTGCCTCGATGGCCCAGGATGGGAAGATAGAGCTAAACATCCATTTGATGTAATATACGAG TTTGCTTCCGAAGAAAGTCAGCATGGTCCTCTGATACTATTTTTGAAGGATGTTGAGAAAATGTGTGGAAACAGTTACTCCTATCATGGCTTAAAGAATAAGATTGAAAGTTTCCCAGCTGGTGTTTTTATTGTTGGGTCCCAGATCCATACTGACAGTCGGAAAGACAAG tCAAACAGTGGCTCTCCTTTCCTTTCAAAATTCCCATACAGCCAAGCAATACTCGACCTCACCTTCCAG GATAGCTTTGGTCGGGTGAATGATAAAAACAAAGAGGCTCTGAAAATAGCGAAGCATCTGACTAAACTCTTCCCAAATAAAGTGACAATACAAACACCGCAG GATGAATTGGAACTCTCACAGTGGAAACAGCTATTAGACCGTGATGTTGAAATTCTGAAGGCAAAAGCTAACACGTCAAAGATCCAGTCG TTCTTAACCCGCAATGGTCTGGAATGTGCTGACATAGAGACATCAGCATGTGTTAAAGATCGAATCCTTACAAATGAAT GCGTCGATAAAGTCGTTGGTTATGCTTTGAGTCATCAATTTAAACATAGCACAATCCCAACTCGTGAAAATGATGGATTACTTGCCCTTTCTGGTGAAAG CCTTAAGCATGGAGTTGAGCTGTTGGATAGCATGCAAAGTGACCCTAAAAAGAAGAGCACAAAAAAATCACTTAAG GATGTAACGACAGAGAATGAATTCGAAAAACGGCTTCTTGGTGATGTGATCCCTCCAGATGAGATAGGTGTTACCTTTGAGGACATTGGAGCACTAGAAAATGTCAAGGAAACTTTGAAGGAACTAGTGATGCTTCCGTTGCAAAGGCCCGAATTGTTCTCCAAAGGACAACTTATGAAG CCATGTAAGGGAATATTGCTTTTTGGCCCACCTGGTACGGGGAAGACCATGCTTGCTAAAGCTGTTGCAACAGAGGCTGGCGCCAATTTTATCAACATATCAATGTCTAGTATTGCTTCAAAG TGGTTTGGCGAGGGTGAGAAATATGTCAAAGCTGTGTTTTCACTTGCAAGCAAAATTGCTCCTAGTGTCATTTTTGTGGATGAG GTTGATGGCATGCTGGGTAGACGGGAGAACCCAGGGGAACATGAAGCTATGCGCAAGATGAAAAATGAGTTTATGGTAAATTGGGATGGTCTGAGAACAAAAGATAAAGAACGCGTATTAGTACTTGCTGCCACCAATAGACCATTTGATCTTGATGAAGCTGTTGTTAGGAGGCTCCCCAGGAG GTTGATGGTGAATTTGCCAGATGCATCCAATAGAAAAAAGATTCTTAGCGTAATACTGGCCAAAGAAGATTTGGCTGATGATGTAGATCTGGAAGCTCTGGCTAACTTGACCGATGGTTATTCAGGCAGTGATATGAAG AATCTGTGTGTAACTGCTGCACATTGCCCCATAAGGGAGATCCttgaaagagagaagaag GAGAGAGCATCAGCAGAAGCAGAAAATAAACCATTACCTCCCCCTCGTTCTAGCAGTGATGTTCGTTCCCTAAGAATGAACGATTTCAAACATGCACATGAGCAG GTATGTGCAAGTATAACATCTGATTCGAGAAATATGACTGAGCTTATTCAGTGGAACGATCTATATGGAGAAGGCGGGTCCAGGAAGAAGACTTCTCTAAGCTACTTCATGTAG
- the LOC127780433 gene encoding protein LURP-one-related 3-like, whose protein sequence is MLYHQTNHRLPPQIIIFQTYNSAEVIKFMARVYSSFPPPPPSPPPPSTTSEQRKVFTLWMKSLVLNGRGCTVYDSTGGIVYRVDNYGSSCSDNVYLMDLRGKIVLNILKKKLAFGKWEGYKWSSGERQRDAAAGAGAGGAWFTVTRPCSSILFQRRRRPSSTCEFRSGGGGGDDGGRAMRYKMDDCSGGGGGGGGKQQAWCRIVDGATGAVVAEVKGKTTAGGVALGDDVLTLTVEPNVDHALIMGMVLVYGLMNHTM, encoded by the exons ATGCTATATCACCAAACTAaccatcgtcttcctcctcaaatCATCATCTTCCAAACATACAATTCGGCAGAGGTAATTAAATTCATGGCAAGGGTCTACTCCTCTtttcctccgccaccgccgtcgccgccgccgccgtcgacgacgagcgAGCAGAGGAAGGTGTTCACGCTGTGGATGAAGTCGCTGGTGCTCAACGGCCGCGGCTGCACCGTCTACGACTCCACCGGCGGCATCGTCTACCGCGTCGACAACTACGGCTCCAGCTGCAGCGACAATGTCTACCTCATGGACCTCCGCGGCAAGATCGTCCTGAACATACTCAAGAAG AAGCTTGCATTCGGCAAGTGGGAAGGGTACAAATGGAGCAGCGGCGAGAGGCAACGAGACGCTGCCGCCGGTGCAGGAGCAGGAGGGGCGTGGTTCACGGTGACGCGGCCGTGCAGCAGCATCCTGTTCCAGCGGaggcgccggccgtcgtcgacgtGCGAGttccggagcggcggcggcggcggcgacgacggcgggcgcgCCATGCGGTACAAGATGGACgactgcagcggcggcggcggcggcggcggagggaagcAGCAGGCGTGGTGCAGGATCGTCGacggcgccaccggcgccgtggtggcggaggtgaaggggaagacgacggcgggcggcgtggcgctGGGAGACGACGTGCTGACGCTGACGGTGGAGCCCAACGTCGACCACGCGCTCATCATGGGGATGGTGCTCGTCTACGGCCTCATGAACCACACCATGTGA
- the LOC127780679 gene encoding UDP-glucosyltransferase 29-like: MAQAERERLRVLMFPWLAHGHINPYLELATRLTTTSSSQIDVVVHLVSTPVNLAAVAHRRTDRISLVELHLPELPGLPPALHTTKHLPPRLMPALKRACDLAAPAFGALLDELSPDVVLYDFIQPWAPLEAAARGVPAVHFSTCSAAATAFFLHFLDGGGGGGGRGAFPFEAISLGGAEEDARYTMLTCRDDGTALLPEGERLPLSFARSSEFVAVKTCVEIESKYMDYLSKLVGKEIIPCGPLLVDSGDVSAGSEADGVMRWLDGQEPGSVVLVSFGSEYFMTEKQLAEMARGLELSGAAFVWVVRFPQQSPDGDEDDHGAAAARAMPPGFAPARGLVVEGWAPQRRVLSHRSCGAFLTHCGWSSVMESMSAGVPMVALPLHIDQPVGANLAAELGVAARVRQERFGEFEAEEVARAVRAVMRGGEALRRRATELREVVARRDAECDEQIGALLHRMARLCGKGTGRAAQLGH; this comes from the coding sequence ATGGCGCAGGCGGAGCGCGAGCGCCTTCGCGTGCTCATGTTCCCGTGGCTCGCGCATGGCCACATCAACCCTTACCTCGAGCTGGCCACCCGcctcaccaccacctcctcctcccagatcgacgtcgtcgtccaccTCGTCTCCACGCCcgtcaacctcgccgccgtcgcgcaccGCCGGACCGACCGGATCAGCCTCGTCGAGCTCCACCTCCCAGAGCTCCCCGGCCTGCCCCCGGCGCTGCACACCACCAAGCACCTCCCGCCGCGGCTCATGCCGGCCCTCAAGCGCGCCTGcgacctcgccgcgccggcgttCGGCGCGCTCCTCGACGAGCTGTCCCCGGACGTCGTGCTCTACGACTTCATCCAGCCGTGGGCGCCGCTCGaggccgcggcgcgcggcgtcccCGCCGTCCACTTCAGCacctgcagcgccgccgccacggcgttcTTTTTACActtcctcgacggcggcggcggcggcggcggtcgcggcgcATTCCCCTTCGAGGCCATTAgcctcggcggcgcggaggaggacgccAGGTACACCATGCTCACCTGCCGAGACGATGGCACCGCCCTGCTCCCCGAGGGCGAGCGCCTGCCGCTGAGCTTCGCGCGCTCGTCGGAGTTCGTCGCCGTCAAGACGTGCGTGGAGATCGAGAGCAAGTACATGGACTACCTGTCCAAGCTCGTAGGCAAGGAGATCATCCCGTGCGGCCCGTTGCTCGTGGACTCCGGCGACGTCAGCGCCGGCTCCGAGGCCGACGGCGTCATGCGGTGGCTCGACGGGCAGGAGCCGGGCTCCGTGGTGCTCGTCTCCTTCGGCAGCGAGTACTTCATGACGGAGAAGCAGCTGGCCGAGATGGCGCGCGGGCTGGAGCTGAGTGGCGCCGCCTTCGTGTGGGTGGTGCGGTTCCCGCAGCAGAGCCctgacggcgacgaggacgaccatggcgcggcggcggcgcgcgcgatgCCGCCCGGGTTCGCGCCGGCGCGCGGGCTGGTGGTGGAAGGGTGGGCGCCGCAGCGGCGCGTCCTGTCGCACCGCTCGTGCGGCGCGTTCCtgacgcactgcgggtggaGCTCGGTGATGGAGTCGATGTCGGCGGGGGTGCCGATGGTGGCGCTGCCGCTGCACATCGACCAGCCGGTGGGCGCCAACCTCGCGGCGGAGCTGGGCGTCGCGGCGCGCGTGCGGCAGGAGCGGTTCGGCGAGTTCGAGGCCGAGGAGGTGGCGCGCGCGGTCCGCGCCGTgatgcgcggcggcgaggcgctgcgccgccgcgcgacgGAGCTGCgcgaggtggtggcgcggcgcgacgcggagTGCGACGAGCAGATCGGCGCGCTGCTCCACAGGATGGCCCGCCTCTGCGGCAAAGGCACAGGCCGTGCAGCCCAACTAGGACACTAG